From a region of the Drosophila virilis strain 15010-1051.87 chromosome 3, Dvir_AGI_RSII-ME, whole genome shotgun sequence genome:
- the LOC6624296 gene encoding secreted acidic protein 1A encodes MLSNKFLIMSFALFAVIIAASAESSEEKISDRRFRWEGSNDQQEEADEEDGADGDIEADEDGDDAAQDDDTDDDEIVLEEIADSGNDSSQNDA; translated from the exons ATGCTATCCAACAAGTTCCTTATCATGAGCTTTG CGCTCTTTGCTGTGATCATTGCGGCGTCTGCCGAAAGTAGCGAGGAGAAAATCAGCGACCGTCGTTTCCGCTGGGAAGGCTCCAACGATCAGCAGGAGGAGGCTGACGAAGAAGACGGTGCAGACGGTGATATTGAAGCCGATGAAGATGGCGATGATGCGGCACAAGATGATGATACAGATGATGATGAGATTGTATTGGAAGAGATTGCAGACTCCGGCAACGACAGCTCCCAGAATGATGCATAA
- the LOC6622425 gene encoding transcription elongation factor 1 homolog, which produces MGRRKSKRKPPPKRKNIQSLEKQFNCPFCNHERSCDVILDKLRKVGRIICRVCQESYQTTIISLSEPVDVYNDWIDACEETN; this is translated from the exons ATGGGACGTCGCAAGTCCAAGCGCAAGCCGCCGCCAAAGCGTAAAAACATCCAGAGTCTGGAAAAGCAGTTTAATTGTCCTTTTTGTAATCACGAGCGTTCCTGCGATGTCATATT GGACAAATTAAGGAAGGTAGGTCGCATTATATGTCGCGTATGTCAGGAATCCTATCAAACGACAATCATATCCCTATCGGAACCAGTCGACGTCTATAACGACTGGATTGATGCCTGTGAGGAGACAAATTAG